A genomic segment from Vidua macroura isolate BioBank_ID:100142 chromosome Z, ASM2450914v1, whole genome shotgun sequence encodes:
- the LOC128821530 gene encoding LOW QUALITY PROTEIN: natural killer cells antigen CD94-like (The sequence of the model RefSeq protein was modified relative to this genomic sequence to represent the inferred CDS: substituted 1 base at 1 genomic stop codon): protein MEEGVMYAELCFPPTPAPQQXACLPWCWAALSLGLLSLMLLLAQIILVSLSFHYLVQLQTSCTDSLWRTEESPSYGKQTLEGRCQFCLVGWLWDAGQCYYFSSAKKNWEQSREDCCSRGAQLVTIQANTTLAFLVHTANMDAFHVGLKQDGFRSEWKWLDGITLEGIFLVQRYTRSFQACGRVSSLGLLGGACTEALRWVCEQSAATMQWLQSLPPAFLWGNTTYSCVRP from the exons ATGGAAGAGGGTGTCATGTATGCTGAGCTGTGCTTTCCCCCCACACCAG CTCCTCAGCAGTGAGCGTGCCTACCCTGGTGCTGGGCAGCCCTCAGCCtgggactcctctccctgatgCTCCTACTGGCACAGATCATCCTTGTCAGCCTGAGTTTCCACT ATTTAGTGCAACTACAAACAAGCTGCACAGACAGTCTCTGGAGAACAGAGGAGAGTCCCAGCTATGGGAAACAGACACTGGAAG GGCGATGCCAGTTTTGCCTGGTTGGCTGGCTCTGGGATGCAGGGCAGTGCTACTACTTCTCCTCTGCCAAAAAGaactgggagcagagcagagaggactgctgctccagaggggcACAGCTGGTCACCATCCAAGCCAACACCACCCTG GCTTTCCTGGTGCACACAGCTAACATGGATGCCTTTCATGTGGGGCTGAAGCAGGATGGCTTCAGGTCTGAGTGGAAGTGGCTGGATGGCATCACACTGGAAGG GATCTTCCTAGTCCAGCGCTACACCAGGTCTTTCCAGGCTTGTGGCAGGGTGTCAAGCTTGGGACTTTTAGGTGGTGCATGCACAGAAGCCCTCAGATGGGTCTGCGAGCAGAGTGCAGCCACCATGCAGTGGCTCCAGTCCTTGCCTCCTGCCTTTCTCTGGGGAAACACCACCTACAGCTGTGTGAGGCCCTGA
- the LOC128821528 gene encoding B-cell differentiation antigen CD72-like translates to MAGRRCRGRTFPSVRTQHTSASAETSCSFPLKRSRARRANAAARGMAQSVVYADLKFTAGPSSTVPDDDDSPYENVPLGPVTAAPSPGRWTRRWRVPTALLATSLLLLLLLLVAVVALGACHWQVTRSLQDSSRKHMAEQGHLSQELRAREQSLEQTQLELAWAREELQRAWHEGNISQLELQSRNAELGHTQQELAMLQEEMQEVQGKLGTSERNVRSLLACVNTDCCPRGWVLFRSKCLFISVTKKTWEQSQEDCAGRFAQLMVQDDWTPLTVPYFVHASKAYYWIGGKPFYTARRSMRMDSKPLKRPTSNCWSVVNGEMWGMRCDNLYQWICEKSLELSSASETRPPFLTKD, encoded by the exons ATGGCAGGGCGCCGGTGCCGTGGCCGTACTTTCCCCTCCGTCAGAACTCAGCACACTTCTGCTTCTGCAGAAACCAGCTGCAGTTTTCCACTGAAGCGGAGCAGAGCCCGCAGGGCCAACGCGGCCGCCCGGGGCATGGCCCAGAGTGTGGTCTATGCCGACCTGAAGTTTACCGCGGGGCCCTCATCCACCGTCCCCGACGACGATGACAGTCCGTACGAGAACGTGCCGCTGGGGCCGGTGACAGCAGcgcccagcccag GGCGCTGGACCCGGCGATGGCGCGTCCCCACAGCGCTGCTGGCAaccagcctgctcctgctgctgctgctgctggtggccgTCGTGGCCCTGGGGGCTTGCC acTGGCAGGTCACCCGCAGTCTGCAGGACTCCTCCCGCAAGCACATGGCCGAGCAGGGCCACCTgtcacaggagctgagggcacgggagcagagcctggagcagacACAACTGGAGCTGGCATGGGCCAGAGAAGAGCTGCAGCGAGCGTGGCACGAGGGCAACATcagccagctggagctgcaaagCAGGAATGCTGAGCTGGGGCAtacccagcaggagctggctaTGTTGCAAGAGGAGATGCAGGAGGTGCAGGGGAAGCTCGGCACCAGCGAGAGGAATGTGAGGAGCCTGCTTGCCTGCGTGAACACAG ATTgctgccccaggggctgggtACTCTTCAGGAGCAAGTGTCTCTTCATCTCGGTGACAAAAAagacctgggagcagagccaggaagACTGTGCAGGGAGATTTGCTCAGCTGATGGTCCAAGATGACTGGACACCACTGACAGTGCCG TATTTTGTGCATGCATCTAAGGCATACTACTGGATTGGAGGAAAACCTTTTTATACGGCAAGGAGATCTATGCGGATGGACAGCAAACCCTT GAAACGCCCTACTTCAAACTGCTGGTCAGTAGTTAATGGGGAAATGTGGGGTATGCGGTGTGACAATCTCTACCAGTGGATCTGCGAGAAATCCCTAGAGCTGAGCAGTGCCTCTGAGACTCGACCTCCTTTTCTGACCAAGGACTGA
- the LOC128821529 gene encoding B-cell differentiation antigen CD72-like has protein sequence MAQLYADLRFAKVMGGRSMASQALEAAFSMNEAESPFENTQPALAGQDGDGAEPNSGCWSRRWCIPVGLLATCLLLVATVALGACYWQVTRSLQDSSRKHASEQDHLSQELRVQEQSLEQTQLELAWAREELQRAWHEGNVSQLELDRLNTELRRVTAVLGRTEREMQEVQGRLNNSESTVALLRSCTVIDCCPSGWLLYRGKCLFISSEKKTWEDSRDECEKTYSQLLVTKSWSRWTVPTFLKNADVPYWIGLQKGSFPWYDYGWLEEEDPDGEGASEAWFWVDGSLYERPWQSKSNGTCAIISRGSIKPAQCTGPSDLHLWICEKAAGPSLPFK, from the exons ATGGCCCAGCTTTATGCTGACCTGAGGTTTGCCAAAGTGATGGGAGGCCGGAGCATGGCCAGCCAGGCGCTGGAGGCAG CTTTCAGCATGAATGAGGCAGAGAGCCCCTTTGAGAACACGCAGCCGGcactggcagggcaggatggggatggagcagagcccaacTCTG GGTGCTGGTCCCGTCGATGGTGCATCCCTGTGGGTCTGCTGGCAACTtgcctgctgctggtggccacTGTGGCCCTGGGGGCTTGCT acTGGCAGGTCACCCGCAGTCTGCAGGACTCCTCCCGCAAGCACGCATCCGAGCAGGACCACCTGTCGCAGGAGCTGAgggtgcaggagcagagcctggagcagacACAACTGGAGCTGGCATGGGCCAGAGAAGAGCTGCAGCGAGCATGGCACGAGGGCAACGTcagccagctggagctggacagACTGAACACGGAGCTGCGTCGCGTCACGGCAGTCCTGGGCAGGACAGAGAGGGAGATGCAGGAGGTGCAGGGGAGGCTCAACAACAGCGAGAGTACCGTGGCCCTCCTGCGCTCCTGCACAGTTATAG ATTGCTGCCCTTCGGGCTGGCTGCTGTACAGGGGCAAGTGCCTCTTCATCTCTTCAGAGAAGAAGACATGGGAAGACAGCAGAGATGAGTGTGAGAAGACATACTCTCAGCTCCTGGTCACCAAATCCTGGAGTCGTTGGACTGTGCCG aCCTTCCTGAAGAATGCAGATGTCCCATACTGGATTGGATTGCAGAAGGGCAGTTTTCCTTGGTACGACTATGGCTGGCTGGAGGAAGAGGACCCAGATGGTGAGGGGGCCTCAGAGGCCTGGTTCTGGGTGGATGGCTCCCTTTACGAAAG GCCATGGCAGTCAAAATCAAATGGAACCTGTGCCATAATAAGCCGTGGGAGCATCAAACCCGCCCAGTGCACTGGTCCCAGTGACCTGCACCTCTGGATCTGTGAGAAGGCAGCAGGGCCAAGCCTCCCTTTCAAGTGA
- the TESK1 gene encoding dual specificity testis-specific protein kinase 1 yields MALGVLGGTDMEWEKLPRRPGDGEGEAAGPWPGCGRLRPSSYRALRSAVSTLARIDDFYCEKIGAGFFSEVFKVRHRQSGQIMVLKMNKLTSNRGNMLREVQLMNRLSHPNILRFMGVCVHQGQLHALTEYINGGNLEQLLDSPVPLSWSMRVKLALDIAHGLHYLHSKGIFHRDLTSKNCLVRCEASGYTAVVGDFGLAEKIPTYSEGSEKEPLAVVGSPYWMAPEVLRGEIYNEKADVFAYGIILCETIARVPADPDYLPRTEDFGLDVTTFRTMVGIDCPAAFLQLAFHCCSMEPTSRPSFLEITQCLESILQHQLGAEGARATLFGIGESLPASGTAATLSGVARRSASHTEQSPLHELGTQHLQPDQRLSRSQSDMFPSKSPALLWPLEPYSGARSKETSPRVNPFSQREDLKGGKIKLFDTPSKSVISLTFDLPPPAPLQLSNPVTPEPAVEVQCDFSAPTTSPRKCHSLPSSPELPHRGGLELGMGSSHPTDDPQPHTLLPPPAWGGASTPSSKAEERMDCGPDSSEPVQPTPLPLNSNFIRTASSGTRAWQPDVQAPNRLLINNNHMMVSKPLAWGSGLEHGFSELSISCAAALERTECSAMVPGHSSGAMLEQDEVLPCPGCCLSPFSFSFASICHRPAPSPPRYQNLNCEAKSLICHDRGQHQKAPGPVLAEPSLKLPEAQS; encoded by the exons ATGGCGCTGGGGGTGCTCGGCGGGACCGACATGGAGTGGGAGAAGCTGCCGCGGCGGCCCGGGGATGGCgagggggaggcggcggggccgtggCCGGGCTGCGGGCGGCTGCGGCCCTCCTCGTACCGGGCGCTGCGCAGCGCCGTCTCCACCCTGGCGCGCATCGACGACTTCTACTGCGAGAAGATTGGGGCCGGCTTCTTCTCCGAGGTCTTCAAG GTGCGGCACCGCCAGTCGGGGCAGATCATGGTGCTGAAGATGAACAAGCTGACCAGCAACCGGGGCAACATGCTGCGGGAGGTGCAGCTGATGAACCGCCTCTCACACCCCAACATCCTCAG GTTCATGGGGGTGTGTGTGCACCAGGGACAGCTGCATGCACTGACAGAG TACATCAACGGTGGgaacctggagcagctgctggacagcCCTGTGCCCCTCTCCTGGTCCATGCGTGTCAAGCTGGCCCTCGACATCGCCCATGGCCTACACTATCTGCACTCCAAGGGCATTTTCCACCGTGACCTCACCTCCAAG AACTGCCTGGTGCGCTGCGAGGCCAGTGGCTACACAGCTGTAGTGGGTGACTTCGGCTTGGCAGAAAAGATCCCCACCTACAG TGAGGGCAGTGAGAAGGAGCCGCTGGCCGTGGTGGGCTCCCCTTACTGGATGGCACCTGAGGTGCTGCGTGGGGAGATCTACAACGAGAAG GCTGATGTGTTTGCATATGGCATCATCCTGTGCGAGACCATTGCTCGTGTGCCAGCTGACCCTGACTACCTGCCCCGCACTGAG GATTTTGGTCTGGATGTCACCACTTTCCGCACCATGGTGGGAATTGACTGCCCAGCGGCCTTCCTCCAGCTGGCTTTtcactgctgcagt ATGGAGCCCACCTCCCGCCCCTCATTCCTGGAAATCACGCAGTGCCTGGAGAGTatcctgcagcaccagctgggtGCCGAGGGTGCCAGGGCCACCCTGTTCGGCATTGGGGAGAGTCTGCCTGCATCTGGAACCGCAGCCACACTCAGTG GAGTGGCCAGGAGGTCAGCCAGCCACACCGAGCAGTCGCCCCTGCATGAGCTGGGGACgcagcacctgcagccagaCCAGCGCCTGTCCCGCAGCCAGTCTGACATGTTCCCTTCCAAGTCGCCCGCCCTGCTGTGGCCGCTGGAGCCTTATAGTGGGGCCAGGTCCAAGGAGACATCCCCCCGTGTCAACCCCTTCTCCCAGCGTGAGGACCTCAAGGGGGGGAAGATCAAGCTCTTTGATACGCCGAGCAAGTCGGTCATCTCGCTCACCTTCGACctgccgccccccgccccgctgcAGCTCAGCAACCCTGTGACACCTGAGCCCGCCGTGGAGGTGCAGTGTGACTTCTCAGCACCCACCACCAGCCCCCGCAAGTGCCACTCTCTGCCctcctctcctgagctgccccaCCGGGGGGGCCTGGAGCTGGGTATGGGGTCCTCTCATCCCACTGAcgacccccagccccacaccctccttcctcccccagcgTGGGGAGGAGCCTCTACCCCCAGCTCCAAGGCGGAGGAGCGGATGGACTGTGGCCCAGACAGCTCTGAGCCGGTGCAGCCCACCCCACTGCCCCTCAACAGCAACTTCATCCGCACCGCATCCTCGGGCACACGGGCCTGGCAGCCAGACGTGCAGGCCCCCAACAGGCTCCTCATCAACAACAACCACATGATGGTCAGCAAACCTCTGGCCTGGGGCAGTGGGCTGGAGCACGGCTTCTCTGAGCTCAGCATCtcctgtgcagcagcactggagcGGACGGAGTGCTCGGCCATggtgcctgggcacagctctggtgccatgctggagcaggacgaagtgctgccctgccctggctgctgcctgagTCCCTTCAGCTTCAGCTTTGCCTCCATCTGCCACCGGCCAGCGCCCAGCCCGCCCCGCTACCAGAACCTCAACTGCGAGGCCAAAAGCCTCATCTGCCACGATCGGGGCCAACACCAGAAAGCCCCGGGGCCCGTGctggctgagcccagcctgAAGCTGCCGGAGGCACAGTCCTAG